The genomic window TTAAAAGGAACTCGTGTTGACGGTATTTATACTGCAGATCCAGAAAAAGATAGCTCGGCAGTTAAATTTGACCATATTACTTTTGATGATGTTCTTAGAAAAGGACTAAAGGTTATGGATACAACAGCATTTACACTAAGTCAGGAAAATAAATTGCCTATTATAGTGTTTGATATGAATAAAAAAGGAAACTTATTAAAAGTAGTTTCTGGTGAGACCATAGGAACAGAAGTTAACTTATAATTTTTGGCTCAACTTTTGATAACTCGCAATTAAAATTTTTTAACATTATGAACGAAGACATTCAATTTATTATAGATTCTACAAAAGAAGCAATGGACAATGCTATAAAGCATTTAGAGAAACAATTGGTTAATATTAGAGCTGGTAAGGCCAGTCCTGCAATGTTAGGAAGTGTTATGGTAGACTATTATGGCTCTCAAACACCACTAAATCAAGTTGCCAATGTTAATACTCCAGACGGTAGAACAATCTCTGTTCAACCATGGGAAAAAAGTATGCTTCAGGAAATTGAGCGTGGTATTATGTTAGCTAACTTAGGCTTTAACCCAATGAATAATGGAGAAACAATTATTATTAACGTTCCACCATTAACAGAGGAACGAAGAAAGGATTTAGCAAAGCAAGCCAAAGCTGAAGCCGAAGATGCTAAGGTAGGTGTTAGAAATGCACGAAAAGATGCCATGAACGATATTAAAAAAGCTGATGTTTCTGAAGATTTACAAAAAAATGCAGAAATAGACATACAAGAACTTACAGATTCTTACGTTAAGAAGATAGATAAAATCCTTGATGTTAAAGAAGGTGAGATAATGACTGTTTAATAAAACTTCTTCTCTCCTTTTTAATGTGTTTTTAGTTAAGACAAAAACAATCTGAAACAAGTTTTAGATTAGGAGCGAAGTGTTTTTATTTAGCTTTTAATATTAATCCATATACATGCTAAAGCAATCTCTTGCTATTCTATTTATTTGTCTTGCAACATTTAGCCTGGCTCAAAACCCTATTTCTAAAAAGACTGATTCTACTAAAATAGCTAGAGATTCTATAAAAAAAGCTGAATTCCTTAAGAATATTGGCAATGGCTTTTTACCTATAGGCTTCTTTGATTTAGACTTAAGATACCTCATAAAGTTTAATCAATATGAAGGTTTTAGGACAGGTTTAGGAGGCATTACAAACGAGCGTTTTTCTGATCGCTATCGTATAAATGGCTATGCAGTTTATGGTTTTAAGGACGAACGCTATAAATATAGTATAGGTGGTGGCTTTAGAGTGAACAAATCTTCAAACACTTGGGTAAACTTATCTTATACAGATGACCTTAAGGAAACAGGAAGCTCTAATTTTTTAACTGATAAACGTTTCTTTACTTTTTTTGAGCCAAGACTTTTAAACATCAACTTATTCCATAGACACATTACAAAATCTATAGGAATACAACATAAAATATCTAACCACTTATTGTCTGAAACTCAATTCTCAACAAGCAAAATCAATCCCACGTATAACTACAATTTTATCTTAGATAACGCATCATACAATACGTTTGATTTAAGCACAGTAAAATTAAGTTTACAATGGAGCCCTTTTAGTAGGTTTGAGCTAAAAGACGATCAAATTGCGGTTACAAAAGACGGTTTTCCTAAGTTTACACTTCAATTTACACAAGGGTTTAAATCTGTTTTAGGTAGTGATTTTAATTTTTCAAAACTAGACTTT from Winogradskyella sp. MH6 includes these protein-coding regions:
- a CDS encoding DUF5686 family protein, whose protein sequence is MLKQSLAILFICLATFSLAQNPISKKTDSTKIARDSIKKAEFLKNIGNGFLPIGFFDLDLRYLIKFNQYEGFRTGLGGITNERFSDRYRINGYAVYGFKDERYKYSIGGGFRVNKSSNTWVNLSYTDDLKETGSSNFLTDKRFFTFFEPRLLNINLFHRHITKSIGIQHKISNHLLSETQFSTSKINPTYNYNFILDNASYNTFDLSTVKLSLQWSPFSRFELKDDQIAVTKDGFPKFTLQFTQGFKSVLGSDFNFSKLDFRTIQQFTHSNDSKTNIILVAGIAGGETPLTQLYHAYPNNITKETILQRFSVAGLNSFETMYFNEFFSDKFSTLQLKHFFRPFKISERFKPQLVLISRYALGDMKSISRHQGVSFNTLNHLYSESGFEINKLLLGFGLSFAYRYGAYHLPKFEDNIAFKFTFNISI
- the frr gene encoding ribosome recycling factor; the encoded protein is MNEDIQFIIDSTKEAMDNAIKHLEKQLVNIRAGKASPAMLGSVMVDYYGSQTPLNQVANVNTPDGRTISVQPWEKSMLQEIERGIMLANLGFNPMNNGETIIINVPPLTEERRKDLAKQAKAEAEDAKVGVRNARKDAMNDIKKADVSEDLQKNAEIDIQELTDSYVKKIDKILDVKEGEIMTV